In one Mycobacteroides chelonae genomic region, the following are encoded:
- the sthA gene encoding Si-specific NAD(P)(+) transhydrogenase has translation MTNGLRASGSSTAAETPTYDLVVIGSGPGGQKAAIAAAKLGKSVAVVERDNMLGGVCTNTGTIPSKTLREAVLYLTGMNQRELYGASYRVKANITPEDLLARTEHVIRKEIEVVRSQLLRNRIDLISGIGRFADEHTVVVEEPSRGERTTLHAEYVVLATGTKPARPAGVAFDERRVLDSDGILDLRFIPGSMVVVGAGVIGIEYASMFAALGTKVTVVEKRDSMLDFCDPEVVEALRFHLRDLAVTFRFGEEVTAVDVNDSGTMTTLASGKQIPADTVMYSAGRQGQTDQLDLARAGLEADNRGRIWVDANFQTKVDHIYAVGDVIGFPALAATSMDQGRLAAYHAFGEPSKGMTDLQPIGIYSIPEVSYVGATEVELTKNAIPYEVGVSRYRELARGQIAGDSYGMLKLLVSTEDLRLLGVHIFGSDATDLVHIGQAVMGCGGTVEYLVDAVFNYPTFSEAYKVAALDVMNKIRALNQFKA, from the coding sequence ATGACCAACGGCCTTCGCGCAAGCGGCTCATCCACGGCAGCAGAAACCCCCACCTACGACCTCGTCGTCATCGGATCGGGCCCTGGCGGCCAGAAAGCCGCCATCGCCGCGGCCAAGCTGGGCAAGTCGGTGGCCGTGGTCGAACGCGACAACATGCTCGGCGGTGTCTGCACCAACACCGGAACCATTCCGTCCAAGACGCTGCGCGAGGCCGTCCTCTACCTGACCGGCATGAACCAGCGCGAGCTCTACGGCGCGAGCTACCGGGTGAAGGCGAACATCACTCCCGAGGATCTGCTGGCCCGCACCGAACACGTCATCCGTAAGGAAATCGAGGTGGTGCGTTCCCAGCTCCTGCGCAATCGGATCGACCTGATCAGCGGCATCGGACGGTTCGCCGATGAGCACACCGTCGTAGTGGAAGAGCCCTCCCGGGGCGAGCGCACCACACTGCATGCCGAGTACGTCGTGCTGGCCACCGGCACCAAGCCCGCCCGGCCCGCCGGTGTGGCGTTCGACGAACGCCGCGTCCTAGATTCGGACGGCATCCTGGATCTGCGCTTCATCCCCGGATCCATGGTGGTGGTCGGTGCGGGCGTCATCGGAATCGAGTACGCCTCCATGTTCGCCGCCCTGGGCACCAAGGTGACCGTGGTGGAGAAACGCGACTCGATGCTGGACTTCTGCGATCCCGAAGTCGTTGAGGCCCTTCGCTTTCACCTGCGCGACTTGGCCGTGACCTTCCGTTTCGGCGAGGAGGTCACCGCCGTCGACGTCAATGATTCGGGCACCATGACCACATTGGCCAGCGGCAAACAGATCCCCGCCGACACCGTGATGTACTCCGCGGGACGACAGGGGCAGACAGATCAGCTCGACCTCGCCCGGGCCGGGCTGGAGGCCGACAACCGAGGCCGGATCTGGGTTGACGCGAACTTTCAGACCAAGGTCGACCACATCTACGCGGTGGGTGACGTGATCGGCTTCCCCGCGCTGGCGGCCACCTCGATGGATCAGGGCCGCCTCGCGGCCTACCACGCGTTTGGCGAGCCCTCCAAAGGCATGACCGATCTGCAACCGATCGGCATCTACTCCATCCCCGAAGTGTCCTATGTGGGCGCCACCGAGGTTGAACTCACCAAGAACGCGATTCCCTACGAGGTGGGTGTCTCGCGTTATCGCGAGCTGGCGCGCGGACAGATCGCCGGAGATTCCTACGGAATGCTCAAGCTGCTGGTGTCCACCGAGGACCTCAGGCTGCTCGGAGTGCACATCTTCGGCTCCGATGCCACCGACCTGGTCCACATCGGACAGGCGGTGATGGGCTGCGGCGGCACCGTCGAATACCTGGTCGACGCAGTTTTCAACTACCCGACGTTCTCCGAGGCCTACAAGGTCGCCGCACTCGACGTGATGAACAAGATCCGCGCGCTCAATCAGTTCAAGGCCTGA
- a CDS encoding proteasome assembly chaperone family protein yields the protein MKSSNDGEQQPYRPDQSGMYELEFPGPQLASADGRGPVLVHALQGFSDSGHAVKLAAAHLRDTLESELVASFAIDDLLDYRSRRPVMTFKSDHFTEYATPELNLYALKDTKGTPFLLLAGLEPDLKWERFVTAIRLLADQLGVRKTIGLGAIPMAVPHTRPITLTAHGNDRKTLDEHPGWIDEVQVPGSASNLLEFRLAQHGHDVVGFAVHVPHYLAQTDYPEASQRLLEEVARTGDLDLDLQALTEAAGKVRNQINEQVEGSEEVAQVVQALERQYDAFVAAQENRSLLARDEELPSGDELAGEFERFLAEQAKFGEDPSGDGPVL from the coding sequence ATGAAAAGCAGTAACGACGGGGAGCAGCAGCCGTACAGACCCGATCAGAGTGGCATGTACGAGCTGGAATTCCCGGGTCCACAGCTGGCATCCGCCGATGGGCGCGGTCCGGTTCTGGTGCATGCGTTGCAGGGCTTCTCCGACTCCGGTCACGCCGTGAAGCTGGCGGCCGCGCACCTGCGTGACACGCTCGAAAGCGAATTGGTCGCGTCATTCGCCATCGACGATCTGCTCGACTACCGGTCTCGCCGTCCGGTGATGACGTTCAAGAGCGATCACTTCACCGAGTACGCCACGCCCGAACTCAACCTGTATGCGCTCAAAGACACCAAGGGCACACCGTTCCTGCTGCTGGCCGGGCTTGAGCCAGATCTGAAGTGGGAGCGTTTCGTCACCGCGATCCGGCTGCTGGCCGATCAACTCGGTGTACGCAAGACCATTGGACTGGGCGCGATTCCGATGGCGGTACCGCATACCCGCCCGATCACCCTGACCGCACACGGAAACGACCGCAAGACCCTCGACGAGCACCCGGGCTGGATCGATGAGGTCCAGGTCCCGGGCAGCGCCTCCAACCTGCTGGAGTTCCGTCTGGCCCAGCACGGCCACGATGTGGTCGGCTTCGCCGTCCACGTTCCCCATTACCTGGCACAGACCGACTACCCGGAGGCCTCGCAACGCCTGCTGGAGGAAGTCGCCAGGACCGGCGATCTGGATCTGGATCTGCAGGCGCTTACCGAGGCAGCCGGCAAGGTGCGCAACCAGATCAACGAGCAGGTGGAAGGCAGCGAAGAAGTCGCTCAGGTGGTCCAAGCGCTGGAACGCCAGTACGACGCCTTCGTCGCGGCGCAGGAGAATCGCTCGTTGCTGGCACGGGACGAGGAGCTTCCCAGCGGTGACGAACTGGCCGGAGAATTCGAGCGTTTCCTCGCTGAACAGGCCAAGTTCGGCGAGGATCCGTCCGGCGATGGGCCTGTTCTCTAA
- a CDS encoding alpha/beta fold hydrolase yields the protein MNPPPRLLHPVPDTEHTEGADVGDNAESATDASTRPRMAFRTIHGYRRAFRIAGSGPALLLIHGIGDNSATWDSVHAQLAEHFTVIAPDLLGHGQSDKPRADYSVAAYANGMRDLLAVLDIEKVTVVGHSLGGGVAMQFTYQFPHLVERLILVAPGGVTKDVNIVLRCASMPVIGDAIGLLRLPLAMPMIRLTGAIAGATLGRAGMGRDIPDVLRVLADLPEPRASAAFTRTLRAVVDWRGQVVTMLDRCYLTESVPVQLIWGSDDLVIPVSHGHFAHAAMPGSTLEIFEHSGHFPFHDDPDRFISIVRQFIDSTEPAEYDENELRRLLRTGITEHTISGAARTRMAVLDAMGTDERSAT from the coding sequence ATGAATCCTCCGCCGCGGCTCCTGCATCCGGTGCCGGATACCGAGCACACCGAGGGTGCCGATGTCGGCGACAATGCTGAATCGGCCACCGACGCATCGACGCGTCCGCGGATGGCGTTCCGCACCATCCACGGGTACCGGCGCGCCTTTCGAATCGCGGGATCGGGACCCGCACTTCTGCTCATCCACGGTATCGGCGACAACTCCGCGACATGGGACAGCGTGCACGCGCAGCTCGCCGAGCATTTCACTGTGATCGCCCCGGATCTGCTGGGGCACGGCCAGTCGGATAAACCACGCGCCGACTACTCGGTGGCGGCCTACGCCAATGGCATGCGGGACTTGCTGGCCGTGCTGGACATCGAGAAGGTCACCGTCGTCGGGCATTCGCTAGGCGGCGGCGTTGCGATGCAGTTCACCTACCAGTTCCCCCACCTGGTGGAGCGCCTGATCCTGGTTGCGCCAGGCGGGGTGACCAAAGACGTCAACATCGTATTGCGTTGTGCGTCAATGCCCGTCATCGGAGATGCGATCGGCCTGCTCAGACTACCGCTGGCGATGCCGATGATCCGGCTGACCGGCGCAATAGCCGGCGCGACGTTGGGACGGGCCGGAATGGGCCGCGACATCCCCGACGTCCTGCGGGTTCTCGCCGACCTGCCCGAGCCCCGGGCCTCGGCCGCGTTCACCCGGACGCTGCGTGCCGTGGTTGATTGGCGCGGCCAGGTGGTCACCATGCTCGACCGATGTTATTTGACCGAGTCCGTTCCCGTGCAGCTGATTTGGGGTAGCGACGACCTGGTGATCCCGGTTAGCCACGGCCATTTCGCCCATGCGGCGATGCCCGGCTCGACACTAGAGATCTTCGAGCACTCCGGGCATTTCCCCTTCCACGACGACCCCGATCGATTCATCAGCATCGTGCGCCAATTCATCGACTCCACCGAGCCCGCCGAATACGACGAGAATGAGTTGCGCCGACTGTTGCGCACCGGCATCACCGAGCACACGATCAGTGGGGCCGCACGGACCCGGATGGCGGTGCTCGATGCCATGGGCACCGACGAGCGCAGCGCCACCTAG
- a CDS encoding PhzF family phenazine biosynthesis protein: MSVDVAVVRVFTDETGNFGNPLGIVNGADVPASARQEVATRLGFSETVFVDLPAEGSNTAHLRIFTPAAELPFAGHPTVGLAWWLRERGTPVNTLQVPAGVLQVSYDDRTWIRARSEWSPETDFHELDSPSDVDAADPSDYADELLHCVWAWQDRNTSLVRSRVFAFDLGVNEDEATGSVAARMTDLLSRDLIVNQGKGSQILTQWSPEGWVTIGGHVVADQSLTLD; this comes from the coding sequence ATGAGTGTTGATGTCGCGGTTGTCCGCGTATTCACCGATGAGACAGGCAACTTCGGCAATCCCCTAGGGATCGTTAATGGCGCCGACGTTCCAGCGTCGGCACGCCAGGAGGTCGCTACCCGGCTGGGTTTCAGCGAAACAGTTTTCGTCGATCTTCCCGCCGAAGGATCCAACACCGCACATCTGCGGATCTTCACCCCGGCCGCCGAGCTGCCCTTCGCCGGACATCCGACCGTCGGATTGGCGTGGTGGCTGCGTGAACGCGGGACACCGGTCAACACCCTGCAGGTTCCCGCGGGCGTGCTCCAGGTGAGCTATGACGACCGCACGTGGATACGCGCTCGGTCCGAGTGGTCACCCGAGACCGATTTCCACGAGCTGGACTCCCCCAGCGATGTGGATGCTGCCGATCCTTCCGACTACGCCGACGAACTACTGCATTGCGTCTGGGCGTGGCAGGACCGCAATACGAGTCTGGTTCGATCGCGGGTATTCGCGTTCGACCTGGGTGTCAACGAGGACGAAGCAACCGGGTCCGTGGCGGCGCGGATGACCGATCTGTTGAGCCGTGATCTGATCGTCAATCAGGGCAAGGGTTCACAAATTCTCACGCAATGGAGCCCGGAGGGCTGGGTGACGATCGGTGGCCATGTCGTCGCCGATCAATCATTGACGCTGGACTAG
- the nrdR gene encoding transcriptional regulator NrdR, with product MHCPFCRHPDSRVVDSREADEGQAIRRRRSCPECGRRFTTVETAVLAVVKRSGVTEPFSRDKVIKGVRRACQGRDVDDDALNLLAQQVEDAVRAAGSPEIPSNEVGLAILGPLRDLDEVAYLRFASVYRGFSSAEDFEREIAALRAHRDAPTGS from the coding sequence ATGCACTGTCCGTTCTGCCGGCATCCAGACTCGCGCGTAGTCGATTCCCGTGAGGCGGATGAGGGTCAGGCGATACGGCGACGTCGATCGTGCCCGGAATGTGGCCGTCGTTTCACCACTGTCGAGACCGCTGTGCTCGCCGTTGTGAAGCGCAGCGGTGTCACCGAGCCGTTCAGCCGCGACAAGGTCATCAAGGGCGTACGCCGTGCCTGCCAGGGCCGCGATGTCGATGACGACGCGCTGAATCTGCTTGCTCAGCAAGTCGAGGACGCCGTCAGGGCGGCCGGATCCCCGGAAATTCCCAGCAATGAGGTGGGCCTGGCCATCCTTGGCCCACTCCGCGACCTGGACGAGGTCGCGTACCTGCGTTTCGCCTCGGTGTACCGCGGATTCAGCTCCGCCGAGGACTTCGAACGCGAGATCGCCGCGTTGCGCGCGCATCGGGACGCACCGACCGGGTCCTAG
- a CDS encoding LysM peptidoglycan-binding domain-containing protein yields MSTNVLTTPRLRTAEHASRECAPQARAYSAQYPLTQRRALPVRTVAYRRPSGRPVAYRGNGIRVSSVPHRVHRRSPVSLKATIVVSVGAAVATMWLLMLGQVSAAGIGGVDVPDRVAVVQVAPGETLADVASRVAPGAPRSAVVSKIRELNELDSATVQAGQTLVSPVG; encoded by the coding sequence ATGAGCACAAACGTTCTCACCACGCCGCGTCTTCGCACCGCCGAGCACGCATCACGCGAGTGCGCCCCGCAGGCGCGTGCGTACAGCGCCCAGTACCCGCTGACCCAGCGCCGGGCACTGCCGGTGCGCACCGTCGCCTACCGGAGGCCTTCCGGACGGCCGGTTGCGTACCGGGGTAACGGCATCCGAGTCTCGTCGGTGCCACATCGGGTGCACCGTCGTAGCCCGGTGAGCCTTAAGGCCACCATCGTTGTCTCGGTGGGTGCTGCCGTGGCGACCATGTGGCTGTTGATGCTCGGCCAGGTCAGCGCTGCCGGAATCGGGGGAGTTGACGTGCCGGACCGTGTGGCGGTTGTCCAGGTCGCTCCGGGAGAGACCCTGGCCGATGTGGCCTCGCGTGTCGCACCGGGTGCGCCGCGCTCGGCTGTGGTGTCCAAGATCCGTGAACTCAATGAACTCGACTCGGCGACAGTGCAAGCCGGTCAGACGCTGGTTTCTCCGGTCGGCTGA
- the lexA gene encoding transcriptional repressor LexA: MSDTPSKGPATGSLTERQRTILEVIRASVNERGYPPSIREIGDAVGLTSTSSVAHQLRTLEQKGFLRRDPNRPRAVDVRGIDDTHTPSATTDVVGSGDLPEPTFVPVLGRIAAGGPILAEEAVEDVFPLPRELVGEGSLFLLKVVGESMIDAAICDGDWVVVRQQNVADNGDIVAAMIDGEATVKTFKRTTGQVWLMPHNPLFEPIPGNDAAILGKVVTVIRKV; the protein is encoded by the coding sequence ATGAGCGATACACCCAGCAAGGGACCCGCCACCGGTTCACTGACCGAGCGCCAGCGGACCATCCTGGAGGTCATCCGCGCATCGGTGAATGAACGGGGCTACCCCCCGAGCATCCGCGAAATCGGAGACGCCGTCGGGCTTACCTCGACGTCGTCGGTCGCCCATCAACTACGCACCCTCGAACAGAAGGGCTTCCTGCGGCGTGATCCGAACCGTCCACGCGCCGTTGATGTTCGGGGTATCGATGACACCCACACCCCGTCTGCCACCACCGATGTGGTGGGTTCGGGCGATCTGCCGGAGCCCACGTTCGTGCCCGTGCTGGGACGGATCGCCGCCGGTGGTCCGATCCTGGCCGAGGAGGCCGTTGAGGATGTGTTCCCGCTCCCCCGCGAACTTGTCGGCGAGGGATCGCTGTTCCTGCTCAAGGTCGTCGGCGAATCGATGATCGACGCCGCGATCTGCGATGGCGACTGGGTGGTGGTCCGCCAGCAGAACGTCGCCGACAACGGCGACATCGTGGCGGCGATGATCGATGGTGAGGCGACCGTCAAAACATTCAAGCGGACGACGGGTCAGGTGTGGCTGATGCCGCACAACCCGCTCTTCGAGCCCATCCCCGGTAACGACGCCGCCATCCTCGGCAAGGTCGTCACCGTTATCCGCAAGGTCTAG
- a CDS encoding GNAT family N-acetyltransferase — MRIRDATAADAAACAAIYAPYVTETAISFEEVPPSDVVLAERIQTAAHRHAWLVAEDAGEILGYAYAVPWKSRTAYQWACEVSVYVDGARRQRGAGRQLYAALLERLRSLGYRTVLAVVVVPNLASEKLHLAMGFEQVALYRRIGYKLGSWHDVAHFQLFLTSVEDASAPGPPPGSA, encoded by the coding sequence ATGCGTATTCGTGACGCCACGGCCGCCGACGCGGCCGCGTGCGCAGCGATCTATGCGCCGTATGTCACCGAGACGGCTATTTCGTTCGAGGAGGTGCCGCCGTCGGATGTCGTTCTTGCCGAACGCATCCAGACGGCGGCCCACCGCCATGCCTGGCTAGTCGCCGAGGACGCCGGAGAGATTCTCGGGTACGCCTATGCGGTGCCATGGAAGTCTCGCACGGCCTATCAGTGGGCTTGCGAGGTGAGTGTGTATGTAGACGGTGCGCGCCGGCAGCGCGGAGCGGGTCGTCAGTTGTACGCGGCGCTGTTGGAGCGTTTGCGCTCTCTCGGCTATCGCACCGTGCTGGCCGTTGTCGTAGTGCCTAATCTGGCGAGCGAAAAACTACACCTGGCAATGGGATTCGAACAGGTGGCGCTGTATCGACGCATCGGTTACAAGCTGGGTAGCTGGCACGACGTGGCGCACTTCCAGCTCTTCTTAACGTCCGTCGAGGATGCTTCTGCGCCCGGGCCGCCGCCCGGGTCGGCCTAG
- a CDS encoding acyl-CoA dehydrogenase family protein, whose product MAGAVKFKRTIFEPEHELFRESFKTFLERHAEPYREEWDENKIVDRSLWVEAGKQGFLGTDMPEEFGGGGLVDFRYNAIIGEEITKARQSGIGFTLHNDVAGPYFRDLANDEQKARWFPGFCSGELISAIAMTEPGTGSDLQGIKTRAVKDGDHYILNGAKTFITNGINADLVIVVAQTDPEKGALGFSLIVVERGMEGFERGRKLDKMGLDAQDTAELSFTDVRVPAANLLGEEGQGFIYLMQNLPQERMSIAVVAAAAMETMLEATIEYTSERKAFGKPIKSFQNSRFVLAELATDATMIRIMVDEFITLLNKKELSVEQAAMAKWYSTEKQVHLIDRCLQLHGGYGFMREYPVARAYMDSRIQTIYGGTTEIMKEIIGRSL is encoded by the coding sequence ATGGCCGGCGCCGTTAAGTTCAAACGCACCATCTTCGAACCCGAGCACGAACTGTTCCGCGAGTCGTTCAAGACCTTCCTGGAACGGCATGCAGAGCCTTACCGCGAGGAGTGGGACGAGAACAAGATCGTCGACCGCTCGCTGTGGGTCGAGGCCGGCAAGCAGGGCTTTTTGGGCACCGATATGCCCGAGGAGTTCGGTGGCGGCGGGCTCGTGGATTTCCGCTACAACGCGATCATCGGTGAAGAGATCACCAAGGCCCGTCAGTCGGGTATCGGTTTCACCCTGCACAACGATGTCGCGGGCCCGTACTTCCGGGATCTGGCCAACGACGAGCAGAAGGCACGCTGGTTCCCGGGATTCTGTTCCGGCGAGCTGATCAGCGCCATCGCCATGACCGAGCCGGGGACCGGCAGCGACTTGCAGGGCATCAAGACCCGCGCGGTCAAGGACGGCGATCATTACATTCTCAATGGCGCGAAGACCTTCATCACCAACGGCATCAACGCCGACCTGGTGATCGTGGTCGCACAGACCGACCCCGAAAAGGGTGCGCTGGGCTTCAGCCTGATCGTCGTCGAGCGCGGCATGGAGGGCTTTGAGCGCGGCCGCAAGCTCGACAAGATGGGTCTGGACGCCCAGGACACCGCCGAGCTGTCCTTCACCGACGTTCGCGTGCCCGCCGCCAACCTGCTGGGCGAAGAGGGCCAGGGCTTCATCTACCTCATGCAGAACCTGCCGCAGGAACGCATGTCGATTGCGGTCGTCGCGGCTGCGGCGATGGAAACCATGCTCGAGGCGACCATCGAGTACACATCCGAGCGCAAGGCGTTCGGCAAGCCGATCAAGAGCTTCCAGAACAGCCGCTTTGTGCTGGCCGAGCTCGCCACCGACGCGACCATGATCCGAATCATGGTCGACGAATTCATCACGCTGCTCAACAAGAAAGAACTGAGCGTCGAGCAGGCCGCGATGGCCAAGTGGTACAGCACCGAGAAGCAGGTTCACCTGATCGACCGCTGCCTGCAGCTGCACGGCGGTTACGGCTTCATGCGTGAATACCCGGTGGCGCGTGCCTACATGGACTCTCGTATCCAGACGATCTACGGCGGAACCACCGAGATCATGAAGGAGATCATCGGGCGTTCGCTCTAG
- a CDS encoding molybdopterin-dependent oxidoreductase has product MTRLALSHTHWGAFTPEVRDGEVIGVTPIPTDLDPSPLLQNIPGSIRHQARVTAPSVRRGWLRDGPGPSTARGSDEYVEVSWDELTELLADELRRIVDTHGNQAIYGGSYGWASAGRFHHAQSQVHRFLKLLGGYTFSRHSYSLGATGVIMPHVVGTHDGLFKRSTSWDVIVENTDLLVAFGGIALKNTGVNHGGTTAHPARDALDRFRARGGRIVSFSPLRDDIDGECEWHAPVPGTDVAVMLALAHVLATEGLADLTFLNAYCTGYERFERYLLGAEDGVPKSPEWAASISGLNPDQLRILARRMAAGRTLVTVSWSLQRVRYGEQAPWMGLTLAAMLGQIGIPGGGFGHGYGSMNEAGLAPVSCRLPTFPQGPNPVESFIPVAAISELLLRPGETLAYNGQTLTLPDIKCVYWAGGNPFHHHQNLPRLRRGLARVDTVVVHDPVWTAMAKHADIVVPSTTSLERDDFSGSRNDPLLVAMKAVAPPYANSRDDFTTFSALSDRLGFGEQFAEGRTAAQWLRHIYTEWAGALDFPVPTFEEFWEQGYLRLPTDPGLTLLSDFRENPDAHPLHTPSGRIEIFSETIDGFGYADCGGHPQWYEPTEWLNGERAQSFPLHLIANQPRTRLHSQLDFGGTSQRSKVQRREPIRMHPTDATERGIADGDVVRVFNDRGTCLAGAVLDEGLRRHVVQLSTGAWFDPIDPADPDSPCAHGNPNVLTDDAGTSSLAQGCTGQHVLVQIERFEGTPPPVRAYIPPRLVERD; this is encoded by the coding sequence GTGACCAGGCTGGCGCTTTCACATACCCACTGGGGTGCATTCACGCCCGAGGTCCGCGACGGCGAAGTGATCGGTGTCACGCCCATCCCGACGGATCTGGACCCCTCCCCGCTGCTGCAGAACATTCCTGGTTCGATCCGCCACCAGGCCCGGGTTACCGCACCGTCTGTGCGGCGCGGCTGGCTGCGGGACGGGCCCGGCCCCAGTACTGCCCGCGGCTCGGACGAGTACGTGGAGGTGTCCTGGGATGAGCTCACCGAACTACTGGCCGATGAACTGCGACGCATCGTCGACACCCACGGCAACCAAGCCATCTACGGCGGCTCGTACGGCTGGGCCAGCGCGGGACGATTCCATCACGCTCAGAGTCAGGTGCACCGGTTCCTGAAACTGCTCGGCGGGTATACCTTTTCGCGCCATTCCTACAGCCTGGGCGCCACCGGCGTCATCATGCCGCACGTCGTCGGCACCCACGATGGGCTCTTCAAGAGGTCGACGTCATGGGATGTCATCGTCGAGAACACCGATCTGCTGGTGGCATTCGGCGGCATCGCTCTCAAGAACACGGGGGTGAACCACGGCGGCACCACCGCGCATCCGGCCCGCGATGCCCTCGACAGGTTCCGTGCCCGTGGAGGGCGCATCGTCTCGTTCAGTCCGCTGCGCGATGACATCGACGGCGAGTGCGAATGGCATGCACCCGTTCCCGGGACAGACGTCGCGGTCATGCTCGCACTGGCCCATGTGTTGGCCACCGAGGGTCTTGCAGATCTCACGTTCCTGAACGCCTATTGCACCGGTTATGAACGATTCGAACGGTATCTGCTGGGCGCGGAGGACGGCGTGCCCAAGAGCCCCGAATGGGCGGCAAGCATCAGCGGCCTGAATCCTGACCAATTGCGCATCCTGGCCCGGCGCATGGCGGCCGGTCGGACCCTGGTGACGGTCAGCTGGTCGCTGCAGCGAGTGCGGTACGGCGAGCAGGCCCCATGGATGGGACTGACCCTGGCGGCAATGCTGGGTCAGATCGGCATTCCCGGAGGTGGCTTCGGCCACGGCTATGGCTCGATGAACGAGGCGGGACTCGCGCCGGTCAGCTGCCGCCTGCCTACCTTCCCGCAGGGACCCAACCCCGTCGAGAGCTTCATTCCAGTGGCGGCCATCAGTGAGCTGCTGCTGCGCCCCGGCGAAACACTCGCCTACAACGGCCAGACGCTCACCCTGCCCGACATCAAATGCGTTTACTGGGCGGGTGGCAACCCGTTCCACCACCACCAGAATCTGCCGCGGTTGCGCCGGGGCCTGGCCCGCGTCGACACGGTCGTCGTACATGATCCGGTATGGACGGCGATGGCCAAGCACGCCGACATCGTGGTGCCGTCCACCACCAGCCTCGAACGCGACGATTTCTCCGGAAGCCGCAATGACCCGCTTTTAGTGGCGATGAAGGCCGTCGCACCGCCGTATGCCAACTCTCGCGACGATTTCACCACGTTCTCAGCCCTGTCCGATCGGCTCGGATTCGGCGAGCAATTCGCCGAAGGGCGCACCGCCGCGCAATGGCTGCGCCACATCTACACCGAATGGGCGGGCGCTCTGGACTTCCCGGTGCCGACGTTCGAGGAGTTCTGGGAACAGGGGTACCTGCGGCTGCCCACCGACCCGGGTCTGACGCTGCTATCGGATTTCCGCGAGAACCCCGACGCACACCCGCTGCACACCCCGAGCGGACGCATCGAGATCTTCTCGGAAACCATCGATGGCTTCGGGTATGCCGACTGCGGCGGACATCCACAGTGGTACGAACCCACCGAATGGCTGAACGGCGAACGTGCCCAAAGCTTCCCGTTACATCTGATCGCGAACCAGCCCCGTACCCGGCTGCACAGCCAGCTCGATTTCGGCGGCACCAGCCAACGCTCGAAGGTTCAGAGACGCGAACCCATCCGCATGCACCCGACCGACGCCACCGAACGCGGTATCGCCGATGGTGACGTGGTGCGGGTGTTCAACGACCGGGGCACCTGCCTGGCGGGCGCTGTTCTCGACGAGGGCCTGCGGCGCCACGTGGTGCAGCTGTCCACCGGGGCATGGTTCGATCCGATCGATCCGGCCGACCCTGATTCGCCCTGCGCACACGGGAACCCGAACGTACTCACCGACGACGCAGGCACCTCGTCGTTGGCTCAGGGCTGCACCGGTCAGCACGTACTCGTGCAGATCGAACGGTTCGAGGGCACACCGCCGCCCGTGCGCGCGTACATCCCGCCACGTCTTGTCGAGCGCGACTAG